Proteins from one Thermobifida alba genomic window:
- a CDS encoding septum formation family protein — protein sequence MTLGSSRWGLGRAAAATAIAAATLALSGCGLLLRGGGSGLDQALQDLEQGLDEMETPSGTTEEDVFDIGVGDCLPSEETEVEGEVSTVQTVPCSEPHGGEAYAAGDMPDGAYPGEFEIQEFGDEFCIDEFNLFVGTSYEYSELDFTYYFPTDQSWANGDREILCIVYDPNGDVTGTLEGAAR from the coding sequence ATGACCCTGGGTTCGTCCCGGTGGGGGCTCGGCCGTGCCGCCGCCGCCACCGCGATCGCCGCTGCCACCCTCGCGCTGTCCGGCTGCGGACTGCTCCTGCGCGGCGGGGGAAGCGGCCTGGACCAGGCCCTCCAGGACCTGGAGCAGGGCCTCGACGAGATGGAGACCCCCAGCGGGACCACCGAGGAGGACGTCTTCGACATCGGCGTCGGAGACTGCCTTCCCTCCGAGGAGACCGAGGTGGAGGGAGAGGTCTCGACCGTCCAGACCGTCCCCTGCAGTGAACCGCACGGCGGCGAGGCCTACGCGGCCGGAGACATGCCCGACGGCGCCTATCCCGGGGAGTTCGAGATCCAGGAGTTCGGCGACGAGTTCTGCATCGACGAATTCAACCTCTTCGTCGGCACCTCCTACGAGTACTCCGAGCTCGACTTCACCTACTACTTCCCGACCGACCAGTCCTGGGCCAACGGCGACCGCGAGATCCTGTGCATCGTCTACGACCCGAACGGTGACGTCACCGGGACGCTCGAAGGCGCCGCTCGCTGA